The Methylocystis bryophila genome contains the following window.
GGCTGACCCTCGGGCTTTTCGGAGGAGGGGGCAGGGGCGCGATGCGAAAAGGTGGAAACCGGTTTTTCGCGCGAATCACGCTCTAAAACTTTGGTGTCGATCACCTTGTCTGCGTTTACGGGATCCCGTTCAAACGCAGCCTGATCTAGCCGATGCCCCTCGAGGCGAGCCCGTTCGAGGAAGGCCTGCGCGTCGCTCAGCCGGCGCTCCGCTTTGGTTCGGCCGAACGCGACGCGGTTGGCCTCGGCCTCGCGCGCCTTTTCCGCTCTTTCGCGCGCCTTACGCGCGCCGCGCAGATTAACGACCTCGCCCACCTGCCGCAGCCCCTAACTCTTTTTGCGGAAGGCGTCGATCGATACGATCTTGTCGCCTTTCGACGGGGCGGACGGCGGCGCATCCTTTGCGGGCGTGTCCCGTGGCGACGGGGAGGGCGGCGACGGCTGCTCGGGCTTTGCCGGCGAGGAGCCGGCGGGGCGGGGCGCCGAATCCAGCTCCTCGTTCTCCTCCCCCTCGACGTTGAACTGGAAGCTAAACCCTGCCGCCGGGTCGGCGAAGGCGCGCAAGGCCGTGAAGGGCACGTGAAGGGTTTCGGGAACGGAGCGGAAAAACAGTGTGACGGAGAAGCCTTCCTCGCCGACCACGAGGTTGGAGAATTGATGCTGGAGAATGATCGTGATCTCCTGCGGCCATTCCCTTTGCAGCCGGGGCGAGATTTTCACGCCCCGCGCGTCGGTGCGGAAGGCGATCACGAAATGATGCTCGCCCGGCAGCTCGCCGGTGGCGGCGACTTGGGAAAGCACGCTGCGGACGACGCCCAGATAGGCGTTCTGCACCAGGAGGTCGTAACGAAAGAAGAGATCCGCGGCCATGACGCTTCGAGCGGCTTGAGTGCAAGGCGTCTCGCCGGCGCCCGTGGGAAGTGGAGGCTTCTGTTGCCAGGCGCCTCCGAGCCCCGCCTGAAGGCGCTAACCTTCAGGACTTGATTCCCAGTGTAGGCGCCGCATTACGCGGCGACGGCCACCGGAGCATAGTTGTCGTTGGCAACTATAGGTTTGACCCGATAACGGCGGTATCATGCCGAGCGAAAAAACCCCCTTTACGCCCTCGTCAATCCTATTTCGCCCCCACCCCAGCCCAGCCTTTGCGCTGGCCTCGGGTGGAGGCGCCGGGTACCGCCCCCGGGTCCGATAGGTTTATTGCGAAGCTCGTTTATCGCCATAGACGCCGCAAGCGACGACAGAAGCCTATATAGGCTGTTGCGCGGAAATGTAAAAGGTCCGCTTGGCGGGTGAGGTGGCTTTCAGAGCGCCCCTTCTTCCAATTCGGCGCCCACAGGGCTGTCCGGGTTCGCCGCGGCGAAGCCGTCGATGGAATTGATGGCGGCGGCGTCGGACAACAGGCGTGGAAGCTCCGTGGGGTGGATGAACTTCTCCCCAAAGCAGGGAAAACGCACGGGGTCGAAGATCCTCCGGAGCCACTCCACGACGACCATATGGCGGGACGAATTGCGGAGATCGGGGTGGTAGGTGAGCCAGATTTCCAGACGATGCGAAAATCCGACGTCCACGGGGATGAGTTTTGCTCCAAGGGTCAGCGCGTAAGTCGGGAGGAAGCCGATCCCGGCATCCCTCTCGACGGCGTAGAGTACGGCGGCGCTGGAGTTCGTGGCTACCCCAACGATGCCTTCGAGGCTGTCGACGCCGAGCACCTTCTCGTAGACTCCAGGCTGCAGGAGAGGACCGGCTTGTTGGATGAGGCGATGCCTTCCGGCCTCCTCCATCGAGGAAGGCAGGCCGTAGAGCTCGCGGTAGCCGTGTGAGGCGAAGGGGTAGACATGCAAATATCCCAGGCGGACGCTGATGAGATCGGGCCGTTCGGGACGCACAAACTGAACGGACATATCTGCTTCCAGCCGGCCGATGTCGGTGTGCTCCATCGTGGCTTGCAGATCAAAGGTGAGCTTGCGGTTTGCTTTCTGGAAGTCGAGCAAGCGCGGCAACACCCAATAGACGCCGAGACCCTCGGTGATGGCGACGCGCACGCGCCCACGTACCCCGGCGGAAGAAATCTTTGAGTGACGCTCGATGCTCGAGGCCGCACGCTGCATGGCCCGCGCATGCTGCGATACAGAGCGACCTTCGTCGGTCAGCGTCACCCCATCCGTTAACCGATTGAATAGTCTAAGGCCGATGGCGGCTTCCAATCGGGTTATTCTTCTGACGATCGTCGCCGAATCGACTCTGAGGAGCTTCCCGGCCTTTCTGAAACTCCCGGATTCTGCACAAATTAGAAAAAACTTCAGATCGTCCCAGGCGAGCTGGCCCAAAGGAGACCCGGTTTCGCGGTGCTGCATTTTTGCGGCGCCTCTTTGCATAATTGTCTGCGCGGTTTTGCTCCCGCTTGGATTAATGTCCAGAAATAGGCCGATTCACTGGAGGGTGCAATGAGTTCAAGCTTGGCTTGCGAATATGACGTCGGGCGAGCGCGTGCACCTGCGCAGCGCCGCCTCGACGAGCTTCCGGTCAGCCCCACGCTTGAAGTTCGGCCGGCGCTTGGCGAGGAGTTGCCGCAACTCTCCAATCTATTGATGGAACTGGTGCCGGGGATCATTGCGCCCTTTTCATCATTCCGCAGCGTGCACTCACATTCGCAGAGTATCTATGTGGTAAAAAATGGATGCTCGCTCGTAGGGTGTTTTGCTTGTCTGCATCTAAACGCAGAAGGCGTCAGGAGATTGTTGGACGGTTCTTTGTCCATGGTCGAACCTCAGTCATCCTGTCTAGCGGAAACCGGAACTCGCGTCGAAGCAATTTACGCCTGGGCTTGGGCGATCCGTCCTCCGACCAACGGGATAAGGGCAATGGGCAATTTGATGTCCTGGCTGCGCCGTCCCGAGTTCGAAATGGCGGAAATCTATGGCAGGCCCTTGACCGAGAAAGGATTGGGCTTTGGGCACAACCTTGGTTCGCGTCTGGTCGAGAGTGGGCTGAAAGGTTCTGGCCTCTGGGTGTCCACGCGCTTCTCATGAGGGCGCGGCGTAGCGTGAGGAGAGTGTAATGTCATTGGTTGAGTCCCAGAATGAGCGTTACTCGACGAGAGATGCGGGCCACACGCTTAGAAATTCCAGATACGACGTCCGCGTCGCGAGAACCATGGACGATCTGTTGATGGTCTATTCGATACGCTCTGCGGTCTACATAGCCGAGCAGGATTGCCCTTTCTCGGAGGAATTCGACGGCAACGATCATTGCGCGACGCATTTCATCGCTTTCGCGGCCGACGAGCCGGCGGGCTGCCTGCGCGCCCGATTCTTCGCCGACTTCGTCAAGCTGGAGCGTCTCGCGGTCCGCAAGCCCTTTCGCCGCTCCACCCTCGCCTTTGAGCTGGTTCGCTGCGGAATCAATCATGCGCGGCGCAAGGGTTTCCGACGCATTTACGGACATGCCCGCCAGGGACTTGAATCTTTCTGGGCGCGCTTCGGCGCCAAGGCGATTCCCGGACGAGAAGAATTTTTGTTTTCCGACCATCTATACACAGAGATGACCATCGATCTTGAGCCTGCGGACGACGAAATTACGCTTTCTGAAGATCCGATGAAGATATTGCGACCCGAAGGAGACTGGGACAGAGAGGGCGTTTTAGAGTTCTCGAGAACGCGAGCAGCGCGTAGCGTATCCAGTAACAGCGTTAGAGCCACCCCTAAACCAAAGAATGCAGCATGAGCATTAACTTTCGCGCCGTACGGGGATTGAGACAGCAACCTCTTCTGGTCTGCGTCTCAACTCCCGCCTTCGATTACAGCACTGTCGGGGGCTATCCTCTGAGGGCTGCCGCAAATGTTGGCAGGCTCATCAAGCTTTGGGAGACGAGGGAGGCGCCGTATACGGCGGTTCGCTCCGGCGGCGCGCGCGGCCAGAATGACCTGCGGCCCGGCGGCGCGCTTTTTGAAGCCGGCGAGCTCGTCTTCGACAGCGTTCGTTGCTCCCTGCTGCGCAACCATAAGTTCCGCAGCTTTCACGACGACATTGGCGCGCCTCCGATCATGATGATCGGCGGCGGCCTCGAGTCGACGATCGTCGCCACGGCGATCGACGCTTATTGGTTCAACATACAGCTCACCGTCATCGGCGACGCCGTCTACCCTGCCCGGAACTTGACCGTGGGGGAGTGCGGGACTGTCTTGAAAATATTGAGTAATTTCGTTGATGTGGTCAATTTGGAGTTTGTCGAGAACGATTGATCTCTTATCCCCTAGCGCGTTTCCCGCTCGAACGGAATCGTTCGAGCGATAAGGAATCGCGCCAAGTCAAAAAGTTGGAGCCTGTCATGATCGGAAAACCGCTTCGCACTTTTCCGTGACATGCTCTAAGACGCCGGCTTGCGAGCCGGCGCTTCCGTTCGAGTAGCGCTTGAGGGGAAGACGCGCGAGAGGCGGGCGCCGTCAGACGGTCAGTATTCGACCTTGATCGAGCCGATGGCCTGGAAGCGGTCGCCGGGGTAAATGGCGAGCCGCGGGTTTCCTGCGCCGCTTTGATCGGCGGCCACGAAATATTGGGTGTCGGTCAAATTCTTCAAATTGAGCTGCGCGTTCCAGAGCAACCCCTCGTACTCCCAGCGATAGCCGATAAGCGCGTCGATGACCGCATAGGCCGGGAGCTGAAAGCTGTTGAGCCTGTCGCCCCAGCGTATGTCCTCGTAGCGCAGGCCAAGTCCGAAGCTCGCGCCTTCCTTCGCGAGATAGCCGTTCCAATCGCACTTCGCCCAGATCGAGCCGGAGTTGCGCGGCACATTCGGCCACCAATTTCCCCTCTCGCTCACCACGATGGCGTTGAGGTTCGGGTAGACGATGGGGATCAGGTCCGGGTTTCTATCCGCAAAATCGAGTATTTTGGCTTGCGTGTGAGCGTAGTTGCCGATGACGCTGACATTGTCGTTGACGCGTCCCGAGACGTCGAGCTCGATCCCGCGGCTGCGCACATCGCCCACAATCGAGGTGCTCAGGCTGCCAGGGAGCGCCGCCGCGATGTTGTTCTTAGTCAGTTGATAGAAGGCGAGCGTCGCGTTCAGCCTCTTGTCGAGGAACTGACCTTTCAGTCCGGTCTCCCATTGTTGCGAGAATTGCGGTGGAAGCTGCCGCTTATTCGGGTCGAGGCCATTATTGACGCCGAACCCACGCGACCAATCGGCAAATGGACTAAGCCAAGGCGTCATCTCGAACAGCACGCCGACCCTCGGGCTGAAGGCATGCTCCCCCGCTTTCGGCACGCTGACCTGATCGGGAAAGCGCGTGGCATCGCCGAATATGTCGCTATTCGAAAATCCGTGCACGGCGTAATCCCAACGGCCGCCACCAATGATATGGAGCCGTTCGAGCAGGGTCAGGTGATCCTGAACATAAAGGCCGGAGTCCCACTGTTTCCATCTTTCCGCTGAGGTAGGGCTTTTCGCGTACCAGTAATCGAGCGCCGCCGGACTGAACCGCCACGAAGGAATCCCATACCACGGAGCCCAGACGTTGATGGCGAGGGCGGGATCGGGAACGCCGAAGGCGCCATTCTCCAAAAGGTCGCCAGTCATCTTGCTGTAGGCGTAGCCAATGAGAACGTCGTGCTTAACTCCGTAAGTGTCGAACTTGCCATGCAGATCGGCATTGCCAACCCAAGAACGTTCTGAATAGTCTAGGCCGAAGATATTCCGCTGGAGAACTCCAGTTCTGGGATCGAAGGCGCCTCTGTTGACACCACCAAAAATGGGAAGGATCGCCGTCTCGAAGGAGGGCATAGCCGGAACGATTTCCGTGTCGCTTGTCTTATAGTTTCGCGCCAAAAAACGTCCATCGAAGGTCCACTGGCTATTCGCGTCCTCATATAGTTTTTGCTTCGCGTTGAGCCCGTTATAGAGGTTCAACAGATTGTCGTAGGGTTCGTTGGGGTCTTGAAAGGAACGGCCGATCGGAACGGGAATGGGACGATCGCCCCAGGCGATGAGGCCGGTGTCCGGTTTGAAGCGCTGTTTCGACCCCTCGATATCGTAAGTGATCTCCGTCCGATCGCTGGGCCGCCAGGTGAAAGCGCTTGCCAGGTTCCACCGGTCGGCGGACACGAAGTCGCGCACGGTCGAGTCATTGGTTTGGAAGGCTCCCGTAAATCGATAAAGCAGCGTCTTTTCCTTGTCGATCGGGCCCGTTGCATCCACGATCGTGCGGTAATATTCCGAGGAGCCGAACTGCTGCTCCACCGAGTAATGGGGCGTATCCAGCGGTTTCTTCGTGACCATGGCGACGATCCCGCCCGGCTCGCCGGCTCCGTAGAGCATCGCGGCCGGCCCCTTGAGCACCTCGACGCTCTGAAGGTTGGCTGTGTCGAAGGCGTTCGGCACCCAGAGGTTCGCAGGACCAATCTGCAACTCATTGCGGTAAACCGTCGTGGTGTTGAAACCGCGGATCGTGAAGGAGCCGTATCCGCCCAAATTCGGCACGAACCAGACGCCGCTGACGTTCTCGACCACTTCGGCGAGATCGCTCTCCTTACGGTCGTCGATCACGGCGCGCGGGACGACGACGATTGACGCCGGCGTCTCGGCGATAGGCGTTTCGGTCTTGGTCGCCGCGGTCGCGTCCGGGACGCTGTAGCTGGGGTTGTCGAACGCGCTCGCGGCTTCTCTCGCAACGACGGTTGCAGGCTCTGGCGGCGGCATTGGGGAGGCGGGCTGAGTCGGCGCCGCTGGCGGCCTCGAGACGGCGGGCGCTCTTTGGGCGCTTCGAACGGCTGTCGGGGCGCCATGGGCGACAGCGGTCGGCGCGCGCGGCGATATGGTCGGCGCCCGCGGCGGCGAGGGCGCGCTCGCGCGTCTCTGCGAGCGGAGGCCGACATATATGGTCGGCAATTCCTGCTGCGCGGACGCGTCCGACAGCAGAAACGCCGTGAGCCCGGCGGCGCAAGCGCTACGCATCAGTGTCGAGCGGAACATATGGGGCCCGTCGTCAAATGCGCCGGGATTTGACGTAAACACCCGACTGGCGACGACTTTCCGCCAGCTTGCCGACATTTACAAGGCGGCTCCCGCCGGCGCCAGCGGCGAGCTCATCGCGCCTCGGCCTGGCCCGCGCTCCCGAAGCCCGCGGCCTGCATCGCCAAATGGATCCTGTTTTGGAAGCCCGCATCGTCGCCGTGAATCAGGAGCGCGGCGTTGGCGGCGACGGCGTCGAGCGCTGTCTCGACCCATGGCCCCTCGGCTTTGGCGAAATCGGAGAGAACGAAGCCGTGTACGAGCGCCTTGTCGCCCGGATGGCCGATGCCGAGCCGCACGCGCCGATAGCCCGCGCCCAAATGGGCCGTGATAGAGCGCAGACCATTATGGCCCGCGTCGCCCCCGCCGACTTTCACCCGCAGCTTGCCGGGCGCGAGATCGAGCTCGTCGTGAAAAACGGCGATGTCGGCAAGCGCGATCTTGTGGAAGCGGGCCGCTTCGCCGACCGCGCGGCCGGATTCGTTCATGTAGGTCTGAGGACAGAGCAGCATCACGCGCTCTCCCCCAATCACGCCCTCCGTGACGAGCCCGTGGAATTTCGCGCGCGGGGACGGGAAGCCATGCCGCCGCGCGATCGCTTCGATCGCCATGAAACCGATGTTGTGGCGGTTCCCTGCATAGGCGCGTCCGGGGTTGCCGAGGCCGGTCCAAAGCTGCATCTATTCTCGCGGGGTTGGGGCGTTCCCGCTCTCCCTAGAACATGTCACGGAAAAGTGCGAAGCGGTTTTGGCCGGGCAGAACGGCGCGAGCTTGCCGATCCCGCCGTTACTTCTTGCCGTTGCGCTCCTCAATCATCGCCTGCGTCTTGGCGCGGTTCTCCTCCGCCGTCCTGCGCAGCTGCGGCGCCTTGTCCTCGGTCCAGACGCTGAGCGCGTCGTCGAAGGCGGCGACTGCGTCTGAGAGCGCTTGGGTTCCCGCCTCGCGCTTGCCCAAAGCTTTGAGCGCGACGCCGAGATTGTTGCGTGTCGAGGCCCAGAGCTGCGGATTGCGCGCGCGCGGGGAGGCTTCGAGCGCTTGGGCGTAGGCCGCGATGGCCTCCTTAAGGTCCTCGATCCGATCGAACTTCTCGCCGCGCGCCTCCAAAACATGGGCGAGGCTCGACTGGGCGACGGCCCATTGAAACGGCGCGCGGTCGCGCGGCAGCGCTTCGAGCGTCTCGCGCCACACGCCAATGGCCGTGTCGAGCGGCGCGCTCTCCGGCGCGCGCTGCCCCGCGAGCTCGAGGGCGAGCGCCAGGTTCTGGATCGTCGAGAACCACTGCAGAGGCGTGTGCTTGCGCGAGAACACCCGGAGCGCCTCGCGAAAATGAGTCTGGGCCTCGGCAAGGCGCTCGGTCGAATTCTCCTCTTCGCCGAGCTTCAACAGGACGTGGCCGAGATTATCCTCGGATTGCGCCCAGGCGCCCGGGTTCTTGTCCGGCGAATAGCCTTTCAGCGCTTGCGCATAGGCTTCGGCGGCCTTGCGCAGCGCCTCCTTGGAGCCGTCGCGCTCGAAGATGCGGCCATAGAGGAGGCCGAGGCTCTCCTGGGAGGATGCCCATTCGGCGGGATCGCGCTCGAATGCGCGCGCCGCGAGCGCCGCCTCCGTGGCCGCTACGGCCTCCTTGTAGCGGACCGTCCCGCCCTCACGGTCGCCGAGCCGCATCAGCGCCACACCGAGGTTGTGCTCGGCGCGCGCCCGATCGTCCGCATCGGTCTCTAAGGGCAGGGCGGCGATCGCATCCTTGTAGAGCGTCGCCGCCTCCTCGAGCTTTCCCGTGTCGCGCTCGTCTTGAACGAGATCCAGCAGGGCGTTGCCGAGCGCCGTCTGGGCCAGGGCGCGCGCGCGCGAGGCGCTCTCCAAGGGCAGCACGGTCAGCGCTTCGCGGAGCGTCCCCGCAGCCTCCTGCAGTCGCGCCGAGGAACGCTCCCGCTGTCCCAAGGCGATCAGCGCGTCGCCAATCTCGAACTGGAGCTTGCCCCATTCTGTGGGCGAAGCTTCGCGCGAGACACTTTGGAGTCGCGCGCGGAGCTGGGCGATCTTCGCGTCGAGCGGAGAGGGAGGGACCGGAGCCGCAGCGGGCGGGGCCGCGGGCGTCGGTTGCGCCTCCTGCGCCCGGGCGGGCAGGCCAAAGGCGATGAATGAGGAGAGCAGGGCGACGCGAAAAAGCATGGGGCCGATTTCTTCCTATGCGATGGAGCGAGGCGCCGGGCGCATCCTTAACGAGGAAAGAGACTCTCAGGGCGCGCCGCTTATTCCGCCACGAGCCGCGCTCTCGCTCGCAGCTTCTCGGTCTCGCTCTTGAGCTGGCCGCAGGCGGCGAGAATGTCGCGGCCGCGCGGGGTGCGCACCGGGCTCGCATAGCCCGCCGAGAAGACGATGTCCGAAAAGCGCTCGATCGTCTCCCAATCCGAGCACTCGTAAGGCGCGCCGGGCCACGGATTGAACGGGATCAGATTGATCTTGGCCGGCAGGCCCTTGAGGAGCCTCACGAGCTCGCGCGCCTCGGCGGGGGAGTCGTTGACGCCCTTGAGCATCACATATTCGAAGGTGATGCGTCGCGCGTTGGAGGCCCCGGGATAGGCCTTGCAGCCCGCGAGCAGCTCGGCGATCGGATATTTCTTGTTGAGCGGCACGAGCTTCGTGCGCAGCTCATCTTTCACCGCATGCAGCGAAATTGCCAGCATCGGCGAGCATTCCGCGCCGAGCCGCTCAATCTGAGGGACGACGCCCGACGTCGAGACTGTGATCCGGCGTTTGGAGATCCCGAGACCGTCGCCATCGGCCATGATCTCGATCGCCGCTATGACATTGTCGATATTATAAAGAGGCTCGCCCATGCCCATGAAGACGATGTTCGATATGGCGCGGACGTCCTCCCCCGAAGGGACGAGCCCATCGGTAGGGCGCTCGAGCCCCGGAAAATCCCCGAGCCTCCTGCGCGCCGCCATGACTTGTCCCACGATCTCGGCCGTCGTGAGGTTCCGCACGAGCCGCTGCGTGCCCGTGTGGCAGAAGCTGCAGTTGAGCGTGCAGCCGACTTGGGAGGAGACGCAGAGCGTGCCCCGGTCGCTCTCCGGGATATAAACGCATTCGATCTCGGCGGGCGCGTCGCCCTCATTCGCGGGCTTGAGCCGCAGCAACCATTTGCGCGTGCCGTCCTGCGACACTTGCTCCTCGACCACCTCGGGGAGCGAGAGCGTGAAGGCCTGGCGGAGCTGCGCGCGCATCGCCTTCGAAACATTGTGCATTGCACAAAAATCATCGGCGCCACGGAAATAAATCCAGTGCCAGAGCTGCGTGACGCGCATGCGGATCTCGCGCTCGGCCACGCCTTGCGCGCGCAGGCGATCGGCGATCTCGCCGCGGGTCAGGCCGGCGAGCGAGGGCAGGGTTGGCGCTTCGAGGGGCGCGAGGGTTTCTGACAGGGGCTGCATCCGGAACGCTATAGCACACCTGATTTAGGGAGACTCGCTGGATCGTCTGGAGAATTCGGCTTGGAGGATGCATTTCCAGGGGGCCGAGGCGTCGCCTCGTCTATGGGGTGTTTACAGGCAAAGGCAAGCAGCTTGCTATCCGTCTGAAGGCAGCGCGGATATTAACCGGAAGATGAAAGATCGCGCCTGCATCCGATTGCCATTTTTCATAGAGATAATGTAATAGATATGGCTATTAATTTTGGCAGGAGTTTCGGCTCTTTACCAGCAATGCTGTTCTGACGACAGGCGCCAACGCTGGCGCCAAACCCAATACAGGAAAAAGACCTGACGCCTCCTCGGACTCGATCATGACGCCAGCCTCTCCCAAAATCCTCCTCGTCACCTTCGGCTCGCGTGGGGACCTGCATCCCTTCGTCGCCGTCGGCCAGGCGCTCTTGCGCGAGGGCTGCCGCACCGTTGTCGCGACGACCGCGGATCATCGCGATCTGGTCCTCTCAGCCGGGCTCGAATATGCCGAGATCGGTCCCGGCGCAGACGGATTCTTAGACTCGCTCGGGCTCGACCACAGCGGCTTGGCGCGAAGTCTGGCCGAGAACGACCGCTTTCTCTTCGAGAAGATCCTCTTTCCGCACTTAAAGCAAGGCTTTAACTCTGTTGATCCATTTTGTGAGAAGTGCGATGCTATCATCGTGCATCCACTAGCTTTTTCTGCTCAAGCTGCGGCGCAAAAGCGAGGCGTTCCGCTCGTGCTTCTCACCCTGTCCCCGATCCTCCTTCCTTCCGCCGCCGATCCGCCGAACGCGCCGGGCTCGCCTTTCATCTCCGAGCCCGTCGGCCGGTTCGCTCTCGCCTACAACCGGCTTGCGCTACGCGTCGCCGCCGAGCTCGCTTGGCTTTGGGCGGCGCCGCTCCGCCGCTTCCGGCGTGATCTCGGCATGCCTCCCCGTGGCGGCTTCGGCTTCTTCGCGCCGACAGAGGCGGGGGTCGAGACCATCGCGCTGTTCTCATCCTTGCTGACGAAGACGCCTCCCGGAGGGGGCGATCGGGTTCTCGTCGCCGGCCACAGTTTTTTTGACGATGCGCGCGCCGAAGATGAGGGCGAGCGGGAGAGGCTCGAGCGTTTCCTGTCGGAGGGGCCGGCGCCGATCGTTTTCACGCTGGGGAGCTTCTTCGTGCACGATGGGCTCTCATACTTCAGGGCCGGACTCGCGGCTGCCCGGGGGCTGAGAGAGCGCGCCGTGCTGCTCGCGCGTCGGGAGGACGTTGCTGCGCTGCAGCATGAGGCGGCGCCCGAAGTCTTCGTGGGCGCCTATCTGCGCCATTCGCATCTCTTCCCGAGAGCGAAAATCATCGTCCATCACGGCGGGGTCGGAACCTCGGGCCAGGCGATGAAGGCCGGCCGACCGCAGCTCGTGACGCCTTATCTGGGGGAGCAGCACGACAATGCGGCGCGTCTCGAAAGGCTCGGAGTCGCCCGTGTGTTGCCGGGGAAACGGGTAACGGCGGCGGCGCTCGAGCAAGAACTGGCCGCGCTCGGAAAGGATCTCTCTTATGGGGCGAACGCCGGAGCCGTCGCGGCGAAGGTTGCGGGGGAGGATGGGGCGACCGTCGCCGCGCGCCGGATCAAAGAGGTCGCGCGCGGCTGGAAGGGAACAGGGCGGTAGGCTAGAGCGCGATGCGAAAATGTGGAAAACGGATTTTCGCGCAAATCGCGCTCTAAACTTTTAGAATCGATCACGTTTTCTGCATTCAGGCGTTTCCGCCTGAACGCAGCGTGAGCTGGAGCCTGTCCCGGAACAGTGCGAAGCGGTTTTCCGGTCAGGACATGCTCCAACTTTTTGATTTGGCGCGATTCCTTATCGCTCGAACGATTCCGTTCGAGCGGGAGACGCGCTAATGCGTCGTCACGCCGCGAGTGAGGCGGCGGCCCGAGCCGGCGAAACTTTGGCGACGCGCGCGGAGCTTTTGACGGGCCGATTCTTCCTATTTCCAAGGTCTTTTTCAACCGCGTCGCGTCCGCGGTCCCAGGCGTATTTTAGCGTCGTGCCGACGATGAGCGTGACGCCGACCGCGGCGACGATTTCGACGCCCAGGCTGGCGACCACAGCGAAGGTCGCGGCCGTCGCCACACCATTCTTCACCACCTCATTGCCGACGTCGATAAGGGCTCCCTTCTCGGAAGCTGAGCCCGTGCGCACACGCTCGATATTCTTTGCCGCTGCATTTGTGCCACTGATGATGGCGCCCATGACGCCCATGCCCACGGCTGTCTCGGCGAGATAGGGACCAAGTAGAATTGGCAAGGACATCTCCTCCTGTGCTCAATGAGCCGCATCGTTGCGCCATCGGGACGCCTCGGGCGGCGTCCGGCCGATCTATCACCGGAAAATCCTCAATTTTCAACACCCGGCGCGATCTGAAGCTTCTGGGCGTCGGCGATTGCGCTCGCACGGATCGCGCGCCAAGGCTCGCTGCGCTCGTGTCCGTTCCTGAAACGCAATTGATGTCAAGGATGTGAAAGCGCCATGAGGCTGAAATCCGGTTTCGGCCTTTTTTTGTCTCGCTTTGGTCGCGTGACCGCTTCAAGACGAAGCACGCAGGACATCGGAGAGAGCCTCAGCCATACAGCGCATGACTGAGAAGGCAAGCGCCTCCTTGTCTCTGGATTTGTTATGTAACGCCGCAAAACTCGCGGTGGTGACGATCAATGTTGAAAGCAGTCCGCTCTGCATCAGTTCCAGATCGAGACCGAACTTTAGTGCGGAATTATTTGCATTTTCGATCTCAGTCTCAATTTTCTTCGCTGCATCCTCCAAGAACGCTCTCTCAGCTCCTCCGAGGCCACGTAATTCGTCCAGGTTGAGGCACGTCATCGCATTTGACCCACAGCTGGTTTTCGTACCTCAGCCTATTACAAGAATAAATGGTTACGGTCCATACGTATACAGGGAGTTTTCCTTGTCCATAGGTTTAATCTTGTGGGTGATGACGGATGTCATTTACGCGATCGGGCTTGGGCGCCTTCCCTTGTTTTGGGCTTTTCAACCTCGCCAAACAATGCCATGCCGTGACGAATGAGCGATCTCACTTCGAACGCCTTGCGTCTGCTGTTTCTCGGCGACGTGGTCGGCCGCAGCGGCCGCGAGGCGTTAACCTCCCGTCTGCCAGGCCTGCGCGAGGTCTGGCGGCTGGATTTCGTTGTCGTCAACGCGGAGAACGCAGCGGGCGGTTTCGGAATCACCGAGGCGATTTGCGAGGAGCTTCTCGAAGCCGGCGCGGATTGCATCACGCTCGGCAATCACGCCTTCGATCAGCGTGAGGCGCTCTCTTATATCAACCGGCAGCCGCGACTCCTTCGCCCGCTCAACTATCCCAGCGGGACGCCGGGGCGGGGGGCAGGGATTTTCGACGCCGCCAGCGGCGCGCG
Protein-coding sequences here:
- the rlmN gene encoding 23S rRNA (adenine(2503)-C(2))-methyltransferase RlmN, whose amino-acid sequence is MQPLSETLAPLEAPTLPSLAGLTRGEIADRLRAQGVAEREIRMRVTQLWHWIYFRGADDFCAMHNVSKAMRAQLRQAFTLSLPEVVEEQVSQDGTRKWLLRLKPANEGDAPAEIECVYIPESDRGTLCVSSQVGCTLNCSFCHTGTQRLVRNLTTAEIVGQVMAARRRLGDFPGLERPTDGLVPSGEDVRAISNIVFMGMGEPLYNIDNVIAAIEIMADGDGLGISKRRITVSTSGVVPQIERLGAECSPMLAISLHAVKDELRTKLVPLNKKYPIAELLAGCKAYPGASNARRITFEYVMLKGVNDSPAEARELVRLLKGLPAKINLIPFNPWPGAPYECSDWETIERFSDIVFSAGYASPVRTPRGRDILAACGQLKSETEKLRARARLVAE
- the mamC gene encoding magnetosome protein MamC, with translation MPILLGPYLAETAVGMGVMGAIISGTNAAAKNIERVRTGSASEKGALIDVGNEVVKNGVATAATFAVVASLGVEIVAAVGVTLIVGTTLKYAWDRGRDAVEKDLGNRKNRPVKSSARVAKVSPARAAASLAA
- a CDS encoding glycosyltransferase; protein product: MTPASPKILLVTFGSRGDLHPFVAVGQALLREGCRTVVATTADHRDLVLSAGLEYAEIGPGADGFLDSLGLDHSGLARSLAENDRFLFEKILFPHLKQGFNSVDPFCEKCDAIIVHPLAFSAQAAAQKRGVPLVLLTLSPILLPSAADPPNAPGSPFISEPVGRFALAYNRLALRVAAELAWLWAAPLRRFRRDLGMPPRGGFGFFAPTEAGVETIALFSSLLTKTPPGGGDRVLVAGHSFFDDARAEDEGERERLERFLSEGPAPIVFTLGSFFVHDGLSYFRAGLAAARGLRERAVLLARREDVAALQHEAAPEVFVGAYLRHSHLFPRAKIIVHHGGVGTSGQAMKAGRPQLVTPYLGEQHDNAARLERLGVARVLPGKRVTAAALEQELAALGKDLSYGANAGAVAAKVAGEDGATVAARRIKEVARGWKGTGR
- a CDS encoding tetratricopeptide repeat protein — translated: MLFRVALLSSFIAFGLPARAQEAQPTPAAPPAAAPVPPSPLDAKIAQLRARLQSVSREASPTEWGKLQFEIGDALIALGQRERSSARLQEAAGTLREALTVLPLESASRARALAQTALGNALLDLVQDERDTGKLEEAATLYKDAIAALPLETDADDRARAEHNLGVALMRLGDREGGTVRYKEAVAATEAALAARAFERDPAEWASSQESLGLLYGRIFERDGSKEALRKAAEAYAQALKGYSPDKNPGAWAQSEDNLGHVLLKLGEEENSTERLAEAQTHFREALRVFSRKHTPLQWFSTIQNLALALELAGQRAPESAPLDTAIGVWRETLEALPRDRAPFQWAVAQSSLAHVLEARGEKFDRIEDLKEAIAAYAQALEASPRARNPQLWASTRNNLGVALKALGKREAGTQALSDAVAAFDDALSVWTEDKAPQLRRTAEENRAKTQAMIEERNGKK